CGATGGGCCATGACCGGAATCCTTTGAGCATTTCCGGCACCTGTCTGGGCAGCGACGACCTCGTCACCGTACGTTGGAACGGAGAAGAATTCAACTCCCGGCAATACGGCAACCGCCTGTTTCAAACCGTCAGCGAACGGATCATCGAGTTCAGGAAAAACGGCCAAACTTATCCTGTTTATATTACCGAGCTCAACCTGTCCCCTTCCGCGTTCGGGCTGGCTGGAAGCGATGCCTTACAAACGCTGCATTTTCTCGAATACAAGGAAAAAATCGAGGCGCAGCTTAACGGTAAACGATAGCCTCTTTTCAAGGGCGGCCGCATCCTCAGCCGCCCTGTCTCAATAGAGACGCTTATTTATTGCCCTGTTTCAGGTGTTCGACCGCTTCCTCGGCCGCTTTCGTGGCTTGCGACTCATGTTCCGCGCCCATCTTTCCGTGTTCGATCGCCGATTCCAGCGATTTGACCCCGGCATCGATATGGGTCTTGGATTCGCCTTTGGCGACCTCCGAAGCGGCGCGGGCGTGTTTCAAGGCCTCTGTCGCATGCTCCACCAACACGGATGCATGTCCGGCCTTGCCATGAGTCACGGCCTGTTGAGCGTGATCCAATGCCGCGGCGGCGTGCTCCTCGGCAACTGCGAACGAGGCAGATCCCAGCAGCATCAATAGCCCAAGGCCCAACAACTTTATTCTGTTCATTTTTTACCTCCCAAAGTAAAAACAATCCGTCTGCCGGCCTCCGTCAAAAACGGCCGGAAAAACCTCGTTGGTACACGTTCAAACGCTTCTGAAGCGTACGGGTTCGACAATTTCATAAATTGTCAGTTCCGAAGCAGCCGTTTAAACTTGACTCTCCGTCCATGCTTCTCCTGATCCGACATGTACCAACGACTTGCCCTACAACAAGCTTTTGCTATCGTTCTGGCCTGGACGCTAGCGTTTTGGGCATGCAGCCGAATGCTGACCCCGCCGGACATCGTACAGGAACCGGAAGCTTTCGCTTATTCGGCCGAACGTGCGCTTTCGCATGTGCGGCATATCGCCGCCGAACCGCATCCGGTCGGCTCCCCGGCGCATGCGGCGGTCGCCGGCTATCTGCTCGAACAAATCGCCGCCCTCGGTTATCGGGCCGAGATACAGGAAACGCTCGCTTCGGCACGATTCTACCGCCCAGAATCATTCGTCAAAGCAGCGCGGATCAAAAACATTCTGGTGCGCGTAGCCGGAAAAACCCATCAAGACGCCGTGCTGATCGCGGGACATTACGATTCGGCCGAAAGCGCGCCGGGCGCCGCTGACGACGGCGCGGCGGTCGCCTCGATGCTGGAAGTCCTGCGGATCCTGAAGCAGAGCGCTCCTCTCCAAAACGACCTGATCTTTTTATTTTCCGATGCCGAAGAATTGGGGCTTTTAGGCAGCCGGGCGTTTGTCGAACGGCATCCGTGGGCGAAGGATTGCCGGATCGCGCTCAATTTCGAAGCGCGCGGCAACAAAGGGATGCTTTTGATGTTCGAGACCAGCGAACCCAACGCCCGGCTGGTCGAACACTATGCAGAGGCCGCGGTGCAACCGTTCGCCTCGTCGCTGATGTTTTCGTTCTATAAAAAGCTGCTGCACAACGACACCGACTTCAGCGTGTTCCGGGAAGCCGGCATTTCCGGAATGAATTTCGCGTTCATCGAAGGCGGGACCGATTACCATACCCGGCTCGACAATCCGGAACGCCTGGACGTGCGCACCTTGGCTCTGCAAGGCCGCAACATGCTGCAACTGGCCCGGCATTTCGCCGATGCCGATCTTTCCGTTCCGGGCCGAGAAGGCAGCCTCGGTTATTTCAACCTGCCTTTCGGCAAATTATTCCTCTTTTCGCTGGACGATCATTTTCCGTTGCTGGCAACTGTCGTGCTCCTGGTGTCGTTTTTACTGCTCGCCATCGCCGAAGCCGTCCATCGCCGGCGCAGGATCGGACATTATTTTCTGCAGCCGGGCATTTTTCTGCTGCAGATCGGTTTGATCGCGCTCATCAATTATGCCTTCCATGCCGGCCTGATGCAGGTCTACGGAAATTATCGCCGGCTGCCGGAACCGTACAATGCGGAATGCTATTTTTTTGCGGCCTGCGGCCTCACCACCGCTTCATTCATGCTGCTGCATGCGGGCCTGCGCCGGTGGATCGAGCTGCGCGAATATGCGGCGGCCGTGCTGTGCATCTGGCTCGCCGCCGGCATTTATCTGGCGCTGGCATTTCCGGGCGGCGTGTTTTTTACCGGGGTTCCCGGATTTATGATGGCCGTCGCCTGGACGTTCGGCCTGTTTCTGACCGGCATGGGTATAACCCTCATCGCCGGCCTGTGTTCGGCTGCCGTCTGGATCATGGTCGCACCGACGCTTTATCTGGCCCATCATGCGCTCGGCTTCCACGCCGATCCGCTGCTGATGGCGATCGTTGCAGCGACGCTGGCATTGGTTTCCCCCGCCCTGGAGCCGCTTTATCATGCATTCGGCCGGAAACTGCCGGCCCTATTCCTGGCCGCGTCATTGATTTTATTGATCCGGGCGGACCGTCTTGCCGGTTTCAGCCCGGACCGGCCGCAGCCCGACAGCATCGTTTATGCGTGGGACAGCGCCTCGAACACGGCGCGCTGGCTCAGTTACGACGCCGAACCCGACGACTGGACCCGGCAATTTCTGGGTTCGAAGCCTGAAGTCAGCCGCACGGGCATTTTCGAAGATTTCGTTCATGCCGAACGCCTGCTCGTCCGGGAAACCGCTCCCGTCCGGCTGGCCGCGCCCGATGTCAGCATCGCGGAAGAACGTCTCCTGAAGGAAAAAAACTATCTGGACGTCCGTATTCGGTCGCGGCGCGATGCTCCGCTGATCCGCTTAAAGTCCCCAAATCTTGACGAGGCGGTTCAAATTTATGCCGACAGTCAATTGATTTATCAAAAAGATGCTTCCGGTTCGCCGCTTGAATTTATCGAATTCCACGGGCTTGGCTCCGAAGAGGCCGAGTTTGGATTTGTGCTGCCGGCCGATGAGCGAATGAAAATGCTGGAAATTATCGAAATTCGTCGCGATCTGGACGAAATCTGGCAAAAAAACTGGAAAACGCGCCCGGAAAGCACGATTCCGAGACGTGCATGGTCGTCGTTGCCGGTGGATGCGGTGATTTTGCGCCGATTTTATCCCCTTTGAATAGAGGCTCGCCAACACCTATTCGTATCGCCCGGTTAAAAAATAAGTACTTAAAATTTAATAATTTGACAGACAATTTTTATGCCAATTCTATACCGTGATTGAATCCGACCCTGCTCTTTCTCACCGCACGAACAGGGCTCGGAAGTTTGCACCGGCCACCGTAATGCGATAAGCTGCCTCGTCCTGAGAACCCGGCGAGCCTGTTATCGAAACTTATTTTTTTCTTATTTTTCAAGTAATTGTCATGACTCTTTTGCTTGATATTGCCGTTCAATCCGGAGGCTGTCCAGCGGTGTGGCGCTGAGACGGCATCCTTAAAACCAAGAGGCCGAATATGCGAACTCAAATCTTGCTGAAGCGCGCTTACCACGATACCGTTACCATCCCGATGCTGTTTCTGATCGGCGCAGGTCTTACTCAACAACCTTCGCGGATCGTTGCACCAACCCTAAAAATCGACGCGAACGACGCTCATGAATTTCCGAAAGAAGCGATCAACATCGATCCGAATAATTTAAAAATCAAGGCATTGTCAGGATACATCAAGGAACGCTTCAAAATTTCCGAAAACAAGGCGGCAACGATCGTTTCCGAAGCGTTCCGGAACGGTTTGAAACAAGGGCTGCAGCCCGAGTTGATCCTGGCCGTAATCGCGGTCGAGTCGAAATTCAAGGAAAAGGCGGTCAGTCCGGCCGGTGCGCGCGGCCTGATGCAGGTTCTGGCCAAGGCTCATCCGAAAAAAGTCAAAAGGCTCGGCGGCCTGCCCGCTTTGTACGATCCGCGTAAAAATATTTCGCTCGGCAGCCATATCCTGGCGCAGTACAAAGACGTCAGCAACGGCAATATCCGGCGTACCTTGCTGCGTTATAACGGAAGCCTGAGCAAAGGCTCGCGCTATCCCGACAAGGTAATGCGCATCTACAAGCAGATGAAAACGACGGCCCGCCTGACAGAACAACTCCAGTTGGCGCAAGCCAGCCGGATTACCGTTCATTAACAAGCGGCTTATTTGACAAAGCGCCCATGCTGTATGAAATGCAACGCCTGGCGGATAACCGGGTCGCGCCACATGATGAAGGTGTGGGAATAAGGCAGCACGATAAAATCGCGCATTCCTTCGACCTGCGTCCGGCCGACCGCCACCTTGCCGTCGTTCGAATCCCGAAACAGCAGCGACAGCAAAGGATTGACCGTTCTGTCGCCGGCGATCACGCCGACTTCGAAATCGACTCTGCCGAGCCGGTTCGGCAGGCTGTCATACCCCGTGCCGAGCTGTAGCCCGGCCGGACCATTGAGCAGATAGAACAGCCGCCAGCCGCCCAGTTTATCGACAATCTCGCTGCCCCCGTTCGGCGGCGCCAGCATCACTACCCGCCCCAGCTTCTCGATCGGCTCGACCGACAGGTAGTAGCGAACCAATATCCCGCCCATCGAATGGGTCAGGAAATGAATCTTGCCGACTCCGGCGGCCTCGCATTCCCGCACCGCCCGCCCGATACACGCCAGCGCCAGCGGCTCCACGGCCTGCCGGGTGGACGGATAGTCGAGATTGACGATTTTGTAACCGAAATCCGCCAGCAGCCTGCCCGCCTTTTCCATGCTGCGGCGGGTGCGTTTCAGTCCGTGCAGCAATATAATCGCTTCGGAATCTTTTTCAATCGCCGTCAAAAACATGTCTTTCTTTGGCTTCCGCCCGAATGATTCCATCAATCGGTCCCACAAGTTCCGGTTCATCGCGAAAGAAGCGGAAGCGAGTCTGTAATCTATCCCTGCGCCTCCGTCTCTTTAGAGCACTTGGCGCAGATTCCGTGAATTTCGATCGCTTTGCTGTGGGCGATGAAGCCGGCCTGATCGATTTCGGACGACAGCGCGTCCATCACCGCGGGCGCGGAGCGCTCTTCGACTTCGTGGCACTCTTTGCAGATCAGCAATAATTGCTCGTGCTGCTGGCCGGAATAATGACAGCCGATAAACGCATTCAGGCTTTCGATCCGGTGGATCAGTCCCTGTTCGATCAAAAAATCGAGCGCCCGGTAAATCGTCGCCGGTTTGGCTTCCTGCTTCAAAGGCTTCAGGCGGTCCAGCAGCTCATACGCTTTGACCGCTTGGTGGCTTTCCCAGATCAGTTTCAAAACCTGCAGGCGGATCGGCGTCAATTGCACGCCGCGCACCACGCAAAGCTGCTCGGCGGTGTCCAGGGCGGCGCTGACGCATTGAGTATGATCGTGTTTTGCCGAGGCATGGGCGGATGAGGAAGAAGACGAGCGCATGAGAGGGCGAATGGACTTAACAAAATTGTGATAATATAACATATTCACTAGATAGTGTCCGTTTTCTGAGTACGATAACCTGTCAGCCGTAATTCACCTCGTCCTACCCTAAAAATAAGCATGAAAATTCGCCGAATTGAAGCCGTAAAAGACTATTTGCTAAACCTCCAGGATCGAATCTGCGCCGCGCTTGAGCAGGAAGAGGATGGCGCCGCGCACTTTGCCGAGGATCTTTGGGAGCGTGCCGAAGGCGGCGGAGGCAGAACGAGGGTCCTGGCAGGCGGTTCCGTTTTCGAACAGGGCGGCGTCAATTTCTCGCATGTCTCCGGCTTCAAGCTGCCGCCGTCGGCCACGGCCAAGCGCCCGGAACTGGCCGATCGGCAGTTTCAAGCAATGGGCGTCTCCTTGGTCATTCATCCGAACAATCCTTATGTACCGACCTCGCATGCGAACGTGCGTTTTTTGATTGCCGAAAAGGCTGGAGAACCGGACGTGTGGTGGTTCGGCGGCGGCTTCGATCTGACGCCTTTTTATCCGTTCCGGGAAGACGTGATCCATTGGCACCAAACAGCCAAAGCCGCTTGCGAGCCGTTCGGAGAAACGGTGTATCCCGCTTATAAGAAATGGTGCGACGAGTATTTCTACCTGAAGCACCGCAACGAAACCCGTGGCGCCGGAGGGCTGTTTTTCGACGATCTGAACGAAGGGGGTTTCGATCGTTCGTTCGCATTCATGCAAAGCGTCGGCAACCATTATCTTCCGGCCTATCTGCCGATCGTGCAGAAGCGCAAGTCAACACCTTACGGCGAGCGGGAGCGCGAATTCCAACTCTACCGGCGCGGGCGCTATGTCGAATTCAACCTGGTCTACGACCGGGGCACGCTGTTCGGCCTGCAGTCGGGCGGACGGACCGAATCGATTTTGATGTCGATGCCTCCGGTGGCGCACTGGCGCTACAATTGGCGGCCCGAACCCGGCAGCCAGGAAGCGGTACTTTACGACCAGTATTTGAAGCCGCAAGACTGGCTAGAAAATTAACCTTAACTATTTAATGGTTATTACATTTTAAACTTGCACAAGGATTATAGGCAACTTAAGATAACCCCACATTAACCCCGTCATTCGAAATCAATCTGCTGGATGAGAGCTTCGCGTTTGTCATCGGCGAAGCTTTTCGGGCATAAAGGTAGAGGCGGCATGAACAGGATTGCGGGAAACGGTAGCCATAGCCGGCATAATTACCGTATTTTTATGGTGATCAATTCGGTCGGCTATATCGGCATTCTGGTTCATCTGGCCCTCATACCGGTGTTTTACTGCCTCGGCTTCCCCGGATTGGCTTTTTTGAACATCGCCGGTTCGGTCCTTTGGATCGGCGCGTGGTCAGTGAATCACCAAGGCCGTTACAATACGGCCATCCTGCTGATGACGGTCGAAGTGATTTCGCATACCCTGCTTGTCGTGCCAACGGTAGGCTGGCAAGCAGGTTTTCAGTATTACCTGTTCGCCGCCGTCCCGTTCACCTTGTTCAATAACCGATTCGAGGGAAAAGCGATCATATTCATTTCGATCGCGTTTTGCATGGAATTTCTGCTGCTCAGCATCTATACCTCCGATCATCCGCCCAATCCCTCCCTTCCGGACAATCTGGTCAAACTGTTCGGCCGCGCCAATATCGTGATTGCGTTTACCGCGCAGGGCGTGATCAGCTACTACTTCCGCCTGGCATCGATTTACCTGGAGCAGGAGCTCGAAAAGCAGGCTCATACCGATCCGTTGACCGGTCTGTACAATCGGCGCCGAATGCTCGATTTTCTGCTTCAACAAGGAAAATTGGCGGAGAGAGAACAGACCGCGCTGTCGGTCGCGTTCGTCGACATCGACCATTTCAAAAAAATCAACGATAACTATGGGCATGGGACGGGCGACCAGGTTCTCAGAGAAGTTGCCGAATTCGTCAAACGGCAGTTGCGCAAGGGCGATACGCTTGCCCGCTGGGGCGGAGAGGAATTCCTGCTGTTGTTGCCGCACACGGACCTCGACGGAGCACGGGTGCTGGCCGAAAAAATCTGCGGAACAGTGGCCGAACACGTTTTCCAGATAGACAGTAAAGACTATTCGGTGACCCTGACGATCGGTCTTTGCGAACATCGAACGGAACACCCGATAGAGAAAAGCATCAAATTGGCGGATATTGCGCTCTATCGGGGAAAGCAGGCCGGGCGCAACCGGGTAATGTGTTATTCCTGATCGTCAGCAAAGCTGATAATACGCACTCCTCAAGCGTCTGCCAGTGCGGCGAAACTGTGTACCCAAATCAAGCTGTCCGGGTTCCACTCCATGCCGGGATGCATTCGGATGAGCAACCCTTTATAAGTTTCCAGGTCCGGAAAACCTTCCGCCCGGGCGTCCTGATCGGTCAGATCGCCCAGGCGTTGACGGACCAGATCGGTCATCACGAACTCCCGGCCGTCCAGGGTAAAAGTTTCTCCCGGCCAGCCGTACACGCCGTCCCGCCGCTGCTGGGTTTTGATGCCGGTTTTAGCGGCCTCGACAAGTTTCGGATGGGTCACCAGCCGATCGATCGAACAAGTTTTTTTCGGATACATTTCCATGAGCTTTACTCTAACGGTTGCAAGTTGTGGGAAAGGTGTACATGATAGTCCGAATCAGAAATTTTTCATTCCCACAG
The genomic region above belongs to Methylomicrobium agile and contains:
- a CDS encoding M20/M25/M40 family metallo-hydrolase; translated protein: MYQRLALQQAFAIVLAWTLAFWACSRMLTPPDIVQEPEAFAYSAERALSHVRHIAAEPHPVGSPAHAAVAGYLLEQIAALGYRAEIQETLASARFYRPESFVKAARIKNILVRVAGKTHQDAVLIAGHYDSAESAPGAADDGAAVASMLEVLRILKQSAPLQNDLIFLFSDAEELGLLGSRAFVERHPWAKDCRIALNFEARGNKGMLLMFETSEPNARLVEHYAEAAVQPFASSLMFSFYKKLLHNDTDFSVFREAGISGMNFAFIEGGTDYHTRLDNPERLDVRTLALQGRNMLQLARHFADADLSVPGREGSLGYFNLPFGKLFLFSLDDHFPLLATVVLLVSFLLLAIAEAVHRRRRIGHYFLQPGIFLLQIGLIALINYAFHAGLMQVYGNYRRLPEPYNAECYFFAACGLTTASFMLLHAGLRRWIELREYAAAVLCIWLAAGIYLALAFPGGVFFTGVPGFMMAVAWTFGLFLTGMGITLIAGLCSAAVWIMVAPTLYLAHHALGFHADPLLMAIVAATLALVSPALEPLYHAFGRKLPALFLAASLILLIRADRLAGFSPDRPQPDSIVYAWDSASNTARWLSYDAEPDDWTRQFLGSKPEVSRTGIFEDFVHAERLLVRETAPVRLAAPDVSIAEERLLKEKNYLDVRIRSRRDAPLIRLKSPNLDEAVQIYADSQLIYQKDASGSPLEFIEFHGLGSEEAEFGFVLPADERMKMLEIIEIRRDLDEIWQKNWKTRPESTIPRRAWSSLPVDAVILRRFYPL
- a CDS encoding GGDEF domain-containing protein; protein product: MNRIAGNGSHSRHNYRIFMVINSVGYIGILVHLALIPVFYCLGFPGLAFLNIAGSVLWIGAWSVNHQGRYNTAILLMTVEVISHTLLVVPTVGWQAGFQYYLFAAVPFTLFNNRFEGKAIIFISIAFCMEFLLLSIYTSDHPPNPSLPDNLVKLFGRANIVIAFTAQGVISYYFRLASIYLEQELEKQAHTDPLTGLYNRRRMLDFLLQQGKLAEREQTALSVAFVDIDHFKKINDNYGHGTGDQVLREVAEFVKRQLRKGDTLARWGGEEFLLLLPHTDLDGARVLAEKICGTVAEHVFQIDSKDYSVTLTIGLCEHRTEHPIEKSIKLADIALYRGKQAGRNRVMCYS
- the hemF gene encoding oxygen-dependent coproporphyrinogen oxidase, with translation MKIRRIEAVKDYLLNLQDRICAALEQEEDGAAHFAEDLWERAEGGGGRTRVLAGGSVFEQGGVNFSHVSGFKLPPSATAKRPELADRQFQAMGVSLVIHPNNPYVPTSHANVRFLIAEKAGEPDVWWFGGGFDLTPFYPFREDVIHWHQTAKAACEPFGETVYPAYKKWCDEYFYLKHRNETRGAGGLFFDDLNEGGFDRSFAFMQSVGNHYLPAYLPIVQKRKSTPYGEREREFQLYRRGRYVEFNLVYDRGTLFGLQSGGRTESILMSMPPVAHWRYNWRPEPGSQEAVLYDQYLKPQDWLEN
- the smbP gene encoding small metal-binding protein SmbP, coding for MNRIKLLGLGLLMLLGSASFAVAEEHAAAALDHAQQAVTHGKAGHASVLVEHATEALKHARAASEVAKGESKTHIDAGVKSLESAIEHGKMGAEHESQATKAAEEAVEHLKQGNK
- a CDS encoding alpha/beta fold hydrolase; this encodes MFLTAIEKDSEAIILLHGLKRTRRSMEKAGRLLADFGYKIVNLDYPSTRQAVEPLALACIGRAVRECEAAGVGKIHFLTHSMGGILVRYYLSVEPIEKLGRVVMLAPPNGGSEIVDKLGGWRLFYLLNGPAGLQLGTGYDSLPNRLGRVDFEVGVIAGDRTVNPLLSLLFRDSNDGKVAVGRTQVEGMRDFIVLPYSHTFIMWRDPVIRQALHFIQHGRFVK
- a CDS encoding transcriptional repressor encodes the protein MRSSSSSSAHASAKHDHTQCVSAALDTAEQLCVVRGVQLTPIRLQVLKLIWESHQAVKAYELLDRLKPLKQEAKPATIYRALDFLIEQGLIHRIESLNAFIGCHYSGQQHEQLLLICKECHEVEERSAPAVMDALSSEIDQAGFIAHSKAIEIHGICAKCSKETEAQG
- a CDS encoding ASCH domain-containing protein, with product MEMYPKKTCSIDRLVTHPKLVEAAKTGIKTQQRRDGVYGWPGETFTLDGREFVMTDLVRQRLGDLTDQDARAEGFPDLETYKGLLIRMHPGMEWNPDSLIWVHSFAALADA
- a CDS encoding lytic transglycosylase domain-containing protein: MRTQILLKRAYHDTVTIPMLFLIGAGLTQQPSRIVAPTLKIDANDAHEFPKEAINIDPNNLKIKALSGYIKERFKISENKAATIVSEAFRNGLKQGLQPELILAVIAVESKFKEKAVSPAGARGLMQVLAKAHPKKVKRLGGLPALYDPRKNISLGSHILAQYKDVSNGNIRRTLLRYNGSLSKGSRYPDKVMRIYKQMKTTARLTEQLQLAQASRITVH